The Raphanus sativus cultivar WK10039 unplaced genomic scaffold, ASM80110v3 Scaffold1277, whole genome shotgun sequence genome includes a window with the following:
- the LOC108846993 gene encoding LIM domain-containing protein PLIM2a-like isoform X2 yields MSFTGTLDKCKACDKTVYVMDLLTLEGNTYHKNCFRCSHCNGALVISNYSSMDGVLYCKRHFEQLFKESVKSLHTGKTEKPNDQLTRAPSKLSSFFSGTQDKCATCQKTVYPLEKVTMEGECFHKTCFKCAHSGCPLTHSSYASLNGVLYCKVHFNQLFLEKGSYNNVHQAAANHRRSASSGASSPPHDDHKPEDEAAVPEGEGGGEEAAPEAAGEEKPEPVTAAE; encoded by the exons ATGTCGTTTACAGGAACATTGGATAAATGCAAGGCATGTGACAAAACCGTCTACGTGATGGATTTGTTGACGTTAGAAGGAAACACTTATCACAAAAACTGCTTCAGATGCAGCCATTGCAATGGCGCTCTCGTG ATAAGTAACTACTCATCAATGGATGGAGTTCTTTACTGCAAGCGTCACTTCGAGCAGCTTTTTAAAGAATCTGTCAAGAGCCTTCACACAG GAAAGACAGAGAAGCCGAATGATCAGCTG ACTCGAGCTCCAAGCAAGTTATCTTCATTCTTCAGTGGAACACAAGACAAGTGTGCGACTTGTCAGAAAACAGTCTATCCACTCGAGAAAGTTACAATGGAAGGAGAATGTTTCCACAAGACTTGTTTCAAGTGTGCGCACAGTGGTTGTCCTTTGACTCACTCTTCATACGCTTCTCTCAACGGTGTACTCTACTGTAAAGTCCATTTCAACCAGCTCTTTCTTGAGAAAGGAAGTTACAATAACGTCCATCAAGCTGCCGCTAACCACCGTAGGTCAGCCTCTTCTGGTGCCTCTTCTCCTCCTCATGATGACCACAAACCTGAAGACGAGGCAGCTGTTCCCGAGggtgaaggaggaggagaagaagcagcCCCTGAAGCTGCAGGAGAAGAAAAGCCTGAGCCTGTGACTGCGGCTGAGTAA
- the LOC108846993 gene encoding LIM domain-containing protein PLIM2a-like isoform X1 → MSFTGTLDKCKACDKTVYVMDLLTLEGNTYHKNCFRCSHCNGALVISNYSSMDGVLYCKRHFEQLFKESVKSLHTAGKTEKPNDQLTRAPSKLSSFFSGTQDKCATCQKTVYPLEKVTMEGECFHKTCFKCAHSGCPLTHSSYASLNGVLYCKVHFNQLFLEKGSYNNVHQAAANHRRSASSGASSPPHDDHKPEDEAAVPEGEGGGEEAAPEAAGEEKPEPVTAAE, encoded by the exons ATGTCGTTTACAGGAACATTGGATAAATGCAAGGCATGTGACAAAACCGTCTACGTGATGGATTTGTTGACGTTAGAAGGAAACACTTATCACAAAAACTGCTTCAGATGCAGCCATTGCAATGGCGCTCTCGTG ATAAGTAACTACTCATCAATGGATGGAGTTCTTTACTGCAAGCGTCACTTCGAGCAGCTTTTTAAAGAATCTGTCAAGAGCCTTCACACAG CAGGAAAGACAGAGAAGCCGAATGATCAGCTG ACTCGAGCTCCAAGCAAGTTATCTTCATTCTTCAGTGGAACACAAGACAAGTGTGCGACTTGTCAGAAAACAGTCTATCCACTCGAGAAAGTTACAATGGAAGGAGAATGTTTCCACAAGACTTGTTTCAAGTGTGCGCACAGTGGTTGTCCTTTGACTCACTCTTCATACGCTTCTCTCAACGGTGTACTCTACTGTAAAGTCCATTTCAACCAGCTCTTTCTTGAGAAAGGAAGTTACAATAACGTCCATCAAGCTGCCGCTAACCACCGTAGGTCAGCCTCTTCTGGTGCCTCTTCTCCTCCTCATGATGACCACAAACCTGAAGACGAGGCAGCTGTTCCCGAGggtgaaggaggaggagaagaagcagcCCCTGAAGCTGCAGGAGAAGAAAAGCCTGAGCCTGTGACTGCGGCTGAGTAA
- the LOC130503976 gene encoding phosphomannomutase, with translation MAARKPGVIALFDVDGTLTAPRKEATPELLHFIRELRKVVTVGVVGGSDLSKISEQLGKTVTTDYDYCFSENGLVAHKDGKPIGIQSLKLHLGEDKLKELINFALHYIADLDIPIKRGTFIEFRNGMLNVSPIGRNCSQEERDEFEKYDKVQNIRPKMVAELRERFAHLNLTFSIGGQISFDVFPKGWDKTYCLQYLEDFSEIHFFGDKTYEGGNDYEIYESPKTIGHSVTSPDDTMAKCKALFMS, from the exons ATGGCGGCCAGAAAGCCAGGAGTGATCGCTTTGTTCGATGTCGACGGTACTCTCACTGCTCCAAGGAAGGAAGCTACTCCTGAACTGCTCCATTTTATCAGAGAATTGCGCAAG GTGGTTACTGTTGGAGTCGTTGGTGGATCTGATTTAAGCAAGATTTCTGAGCAGCTTGGCAAAACAG TCACTACCGACTATGATTATTGCTTCTCTGAGAATGGTCTTGTTGCCCATAAAGATGGGAAGCCCATTGGAATCCAG AGCCTGAAGCTGCACCTTGGAGAAGATAAGCTCAAG GAGTTGATAAATTTCGCGCTGCACTACATTGCAGACTTGGATATTCCAATCAAAAG GGGAACATTTATAGAATTTCGAAATGGAATGCTTAATGTGTCACCGATTGGTCGCAACTGCAGCCAAGAAGAAAGAGACGAGTTCGAGAAATATGATAAG GTTCAAAACATCCGACCAAAGATGGTGGCTGAACTTCGTGAGCGGTTTGCGCATCTTAACCTTACTTTCTCTATTGGAGGACAGATTAGCTTCGAT GTCTTCCCTAAAGGTTGGGATAAGACTTATTGTTTGCAATACCTTGAGGATTTCAGTGAAATCCATTTCTTTGGTGACAAAACCTATGag GGTGGAAACGATTATGAAATCTATGAATCACCAAAAACAATTGGCCATTCAG TTACTAGTCCGGATGATACAATGGCAAAATGCAAGGCTCTGTTCATGTCTTGA